One stretch of Amycolatopsis tolypomycina DNA includes these proteins:
- a CDS encoding ATP-binding protein — MKLRSVRHELGISPELSELARVRHWVRTVLRGFPAAFVGTAVMVVDELTSNALRHGRAPYHVRLLPGAAKLRIEVDDSGGEPARRRAPSDHGGRGLLLVERCAAAWGQLRRPSGKTLWAELATDPDPAGARG; from the coding sequence GTGAAACTCCGATCTGTCCGGCACGAACTCGGCATCTCCCCCGAGCTCTCCGAACTGGCGCGGGTCCGCCACTGGGTCCGGACGGTCCTGCGCGGCTTCCCGGCGGCCTTCGTCGGCACGGCGGTCATGGTGGTGGACGAGCTGACGTCGAACGCGCTGCGCCACGGCCGCGCGCCCTACCACGTCCGGCTGCTGCCCGGCGCGGCCAAGCTGCGGATCGAGGTCGACGACAGCGGGGGCGAGCCCGCCCGGCGCCGGGCGCCGTCCGACCACGGCGGCCGCGGCCTCCTGCTCGTCGAGCGCTGCGCCGCGGCCTGGGGCCAGCTGCGACGGCCCAGCGGCAAAACCCTGTGGGCCGAGCTGGCCACCGACCCCGACCCGGCCGGTGCCCGTGGCTGA
- a CDS encoding STAS domain-containing protein, with the protein MTPDAARPRQRFTGDGWSLETHDAAGLRVHTLRGEFDFAVSPKLADLLLEEPGAARVVVDMAEVAYCDSSCLQVLLRLARRLRAAGGRFAVVSAAPAVTRPIALLGLGDVMPVHAALEAAEASWGAA; encoded by the coding sequence ATGACCCCCGACGCAGCGCGGCCCCGGCAGCGGTTCACCGGTGACGGCTGGTCGCTCGAAACGCACGACGCGGCGGGGCTGCGCGTCCACACCCTGCGCGGGGAGTTCGACTTCGCGGTGTCCCCGAAGCTCGCGGACCTGCTGCTCGAAGAGCCCGGCGCCGCGCGGGTCGTCGTGGACATGGCCGAGGTGGCGTACTGCGACTCCAGCTGCCTGCAGGTCCTGCTGCGGCTGGCCCGCCGGCTGCGCGCGGCGGGCGGCCGGTTCGCCGTCGTGTCGGCCGCGCCGGCCGTGACCCGCCCCATCGCCCTGCTCGGCCTCGGCGACGTCATGCCCGTGCACGCCGCGCTCGAGGCGGCCGAAGCTTCGTGGGGTGCGGCGTGA
- a CDS encoding VanZ family protein gives MVATYLVPVRTALLLFPLLVLAVMLPAAFVSYRRRGRAGGWPTFVFYTFLFYLLAIATQTVLPLPADPAYCAGHTYASSPQLRPFYFVEVVSQRARGHWSPGALLHNPAVWTTALNVVMLAPLGFYVRYAQRMRLVPTALIGFGVSLFFELTQLTGLWFVYPCPYRLFSVDDLILNTAGVVAGWLLAGPLGRLLPALEPEHDRRRYAAKVTFTRRLFALATDLLGFAALLGFLFGLLTLFGEDLRHRDTPVVILALVWFVVLPAVTGSTPGKRAMLLRVARRGGRRAGPVALLVRNGVLLSPLWLAWWVLDLDRWDLGTHPEQLLLPVALAASVFVVGVWTPLAVLLDDEHRAPYERLTRTVNVAVVPPSAAAPEPAPAPPVEVLKGR, from the coding sequence GTGGTCGCCACCTACCTCGTCCCCGTCCGGACCGCCCTGCTCCTGTTCCCCCTGCTCGTGCTGGCCGTCATGCTGCCCGCCGCGTTCGTCAGCTACCGCCGCCGCGGCCGCGCCGGCGGCTGGCCGACCTTCGTCTTCTACACGTTCCTCTTCTACCTGCTGGCGATCGCGACGCAGACGGTGCTCCCGCTGCCCGCCGATCCGGCCTACTGCGCGGGGCACACCTACGCGAGTTCTCCGCAGTTGCGGCCTTTCTACTTCGTCGAAGTCGTCTCGCAGCGCGCCCGCGGGCACTGGAGCCCCGGCGCGCTGCTGCACAACCCGGCGGTCTGGACCACGGCGCTCAACGTCGTGATGCTCGCCCCGCTCGGCTTCTACGTCCGGTACGCGCAGCGGATGCGGCTCGTGCCCACGGCCCTCATCGGCTTCGGCGTCTCCCTGTTCTTCGAGCTGACGCAGCTGACCGGCCTGTGGTTCGTCTACCCGTGCCCGTACCGGCTGTTCAGCGTCGACGACCTCATCCTCAACACGGCGGGCGTCGTCGCCGGCTGGCTGCTGGCCGGTCCGCTCGGCCGGTTGCTGCCCGCCCTCGAACCGGAGCACGACCGCCGTCGCTACGCCGCGAAGGTGACGTTCACCCGGCGGCTCTTCGCGCTGGCGACCGATCTGCTCGGGTTCGCCGCGCTGCTCGGGTTCCTCTTCGGCCTGCTCACGCTGTTCGGCGAGGACCTGCGCCACCGCGACACGCCGGTGGTGATCCTCGCCCTCGTGTGGTTCGTGGTGCTGCCCGCCGTCACCGGCTCGACCCCCGGGAAGCGCGCGATGCTGCTGCGGGTGGCCCGCCGCGGCGGCCGCCGGGCCGGACCGGTCGCGCTGCTGGTCCGCAACGGCGTCCTGCTCTCGCCGCTGTGGCTCGCGTGGTGGGTGCTGGACCTCGACCGCTGGGACCTCGGCACCCACCCCGAGCAGCTGCTCCTGCCCGTCGCGCTGGCCGCGTCGGTGTTCGTGGTGGGTGTCTGGACGCCGCTGGCGGTGCTGCTCGACGACGAGCACCGGGCACCCTACGAACGGCTGACCCGCACGGTGAACGTCGCCGTGGTGCCGCCGTCGGCCGCGGCACCGGAGCCGGCGCCCGCCCCGCCGGTGGAAGTCCTTAAAGGACGGTGA
- a CDS encoding antitoxin has translation MNLFDKAKEALGKHPDQADQGVDKAAEAAKQRFGQHADKIDQGSEKAKEFLHRQGGGGQDAPPQ, from the coding sequence ATGAATCTCTTCGACAAGGCGAAGGAAGCGCTCGGGAAGCACCCGGACCAGGCCGACCAGGGCGTCGACAAGGCCGCCGAAGCCGCCAAGCAGCGCTTCGGCCAGCACGCCGACAAGATCGACCAGGGGTCGGAGAAGGCGAAGGAGTTCCTGCACCGGCAGGGCGGCGGCGGGCAGGACGCCCCGCCGCAGTGA
- a CDS encoding sulfatase — protein sequence MLGNIGLPPARRVRRRTPGGGMALPDFGLPRPGRRRHVVANRVLTALAALLVLFALLAPDDLSSFSAAALVRVPVEGLVIGAFLLVLPPRPRRVAAVLVGLGLGLLILMKALDTGFYATLEKPFDPVYDWSFFHAGVEFLAGQIGNAATVAALVVAGLLAVAVVVAMVLAVLRLSRVAAGRRTGATRVVAVLSVVWIASSVFGVELAPGQPVAAQSAAALAYGDLRQVGADLRDQRPFGEVAAEDAFRATPGAQLLNGLRGKNVVLTFVESYGRVALDDPVIGAKIGPTLDAGTAELRAAGIGAKSAFLSSSTFGGGSWLAHSTVQSGMWIDNQQRYNDLLASDRLTLGGAFQRAGWRTVWDVPAHTKDWPEGQKFYHPDAYYDARSIGYHGPGFAYATMPDQFTLSMLQRKELANTAGRPVMAEVDLVSSHAPWSPRPWLVDWNQIGDGSVFNPQPAAGEAPESVWKDPEKIREAYRDATDYSLKTVISFVKQYGDDNLVLVFLGDHQPPVVTPQGAVHDVPVTIVAKDPKVLDRIAGWGWEDGLHPGAKAPIWKMDSFRDRFLNAFAR from the coding sequence ATGCTCGGAAACATCGGTCTGCCGCCGGCGCGGCGCGTCCGCCGTCGCACCCCGGGCGGAGGGATGGCTCTGCCCGACTTCGGGCTGCCCCGGCCGGGACGGCGGCGGCACGTCGTCGCGAACCGGGTCCTCACCGCGCTGGCGGCGCTGCTCGTGCTGTTCGCGCTCCTCGCGCCGGACGACCTCAGCTCGTTCTCCGCCGCGGCCCTCGTGCGCGTGCCGGTCGAAGGGCTGGTGATCGGCGCGTTCCTGCTGGTCCTGCCGCCGCGGCCGCGGCGCGTCGCGGCCGTGCTCGTCGGGCTGGGCCTGGGGCTGCTCATCCTGATGAAGGCGCTCGACACCGGCTTCTACGCCACCCTCGAGAAGCCGTTCGACCCGGTCTACGACTGGAGCTTCTTCCACGCCGGCGTCGAGTTCCTGGCCGGGCAGATCGGCAACGCGGCCACCGTCGCCGCGCTGGTCGTCGCCGGGCTGCTCGCGGTGGCCGTCGTGGTGGCCATGGTCCTGGCGGTGCTGCGGCTGAGCCGCGTGGCCGCCGGGCGGCGGACGGGCGCGACGCGGGTGGTGGCCGTCCTCTCGGTGGTCTGGATCGCCTCGTCGGTGTTCGGCGTCGAGCTCGCGCCGGGGCAGCCGGTCGCCGCGCAGAGCGCCGCCGCGCTGGCCTACGGCGACCTGCGCCAGGTCGGCGCCGACCTGCGCGACCAGCGGCCGTTCGGGGAGGTGGCCGCCGAGGACGCGTTCCGGGCCACCCCGGGCGCGCAGCTGCTCAACGGCCTGCGCGGCAAGAACGTCGTGCTGACGTTCGTGGAGAGCTACGGCCGGGTCGCGCTCGACGACCCGGTCATCGGCGCGAAGATCGGCCCGACGCTGGACGCGGGCACGGCCGAGCTGCGCGCGGCGGGCATCGGCGCGAAGAGCGCGTTCCTGTCGTCCTCGACGTTCGGCGGCGGCAGCTGGCTGGCGCACTCGACCGTGCAGTCGGGGATGTGGATCGACAACCAGCAGCGGTACAACGACCTGCTCGCCAGCGACCGGCTGACCCTCGGCGGGGCGTTCCAGCGGGCCGGCTGGCGAACGGTCTGGGACGTGCCCGCGCACACGAAGGACTGGCCGGAAGGGCAGAAGTTCTACCACCCGGACGCCTACTACGACGCCCGTTCCATCGGGTACCACGGGCCGGGCTTCGCCTACGCCACGATGCCCGACCAGTTCACGCTGTCGATGCTGCAGCGCAAGGAGCTGGCGAACACGGCCGGGCGGCCGGTGATGGCGGAGGTCGACCTGGTGTCGAGCCACGCCCCCTGGTCACCCCGCCCCTGGCTGGTGGACTGGAACCAGATCGGCGACGGCTCGGTGTTCAACCCCCAGCCCGCGGCGGGCGAAGCACCGGAGTCGGTCTGGAAGGACCCGGAGAAGATCCGCGAGGCCTACCGGGACGCGACGGACTACTCCCTGAAGACGGTGATTTCGTTCGTCAAGCAGTACGGAGACGACAACCTCGTGCTGGTGTTCCTCGGCGACCACCAGCCCCCGGTGGTGACCCCCCAGGGCGCGGTCCACGACGTGCCGGTCACGATCGTGGCGAAGGACCCGAAGGTCCTCGACCGGATCGCGGGCTGGGGCTGGGAGGACGGCCTGCACCCGGGCGCGAAGGCGCCGATCTGGAAGATGGACTCCTTCCGGGACCGGTTCCTGAACGCCTTTGCCCGGTGA
- a CDS encoding ISAs1 family transposase, with translation MWLSKPMICERAVPAVASSPIPAAVAQLATAADLDQVADLREYLVLVPDPPKRRGIRHSLESILTLAAAAVAAGAQSFTAIGEWAADAPQRVLARLGTRFDPCRDRHAAPGEATVRRVLSSIDGDDLDTAISAWITATTTAGSPSERTPTAIAVDGKSLRGTFARTGGAGVHLLSALTHQDAIVLAQQNVARGTSEITWMQPLLDGIDLTGVVVTADALHTTRGLARYLTHRDAHYVFTVKENQHRLHARLQALPWPQATRHTSTGIGHGRLEQRTTEVLPAPDDLDFPHAAQVFQTTRYRTDRVSGKRENHTVYGITPLTPDQAGPATIATLLRGHWSIENRLHRVRDTTYGEDASRVRTGTAPRAMATLRNLAISAHRAAGRTNIAAALRHTARHATRPLTLYGIPT, from the coding sequence ATGTGGTTGTCGAAGCCCATGATCTGTGAGAGAGCCGTGCCTGCTGTTGCATCTTCTCCCATTCCTGCCGCGGTGGCTCAGCTGGCCACCGCCGCTGACCTTGACCAGGTCGCTGACCTGCGGGAATATCTCGTCCTGGTGCCTGATCCACCGAAGCGGCGCGGGATACGGCATTCACTGGAATCGATCCTGACGCTGGCCGCCGCCGCGGTCGCCGCGGGAGCCCAGTCGTTCACCGCAATCGGCGAGTGGGCCGCGGATGCACCACAGCGTGTGCTGGCCCGGCTGGGCACCCGGTTCGACCCCTGCCGTGACCGGCACGCCGCCCCGGGCGAGGCCACCGTGCGACGGGTGCTCTCCAGCATCGACGGCGACGACCTCGACACCGCGATCAGCGCCTGGATCACCGCGACCACCACCGCAGGCAGCCCATCGGAACGCACGCCAACAGCGATCGCGGTGGACGGCAAATCACTGCGCGGCACCTTCGCCCGCACCGGCGGAGCGGGGGTCCATCTGCTCTCCGCACTGACCCACCAGGACGCGATCGTGCTGGCCCAGCAGAACGTGGCCAGGGGAACAAGCGAGATCACCTGGATGCAGCCCCTGCTCGACGGCATCGACCTCACCGGCGTCGTGGTCACCGCCGACGCACTGCACACCACCCGCGGCCTGGCCCGCTACCTCACCCACCGCGACGCGCACTATGTGTTCACCGTCAAGGAAAACCAGCACCGCCTCCACGCCCGGCTGCAGGCGTTGCCCTGGCCCCAGGCCACCCGCCACACCAGCACCGGAATCGGGCACGGACGCCTCGAACAACGCACCACCGAAGTCCTGCCCGCCCCCGACGACCTCGACTTCCCGCACGCCGCACAGGTCTTCCAGACCACCCGCTACCGCACCGACCGCGTGAGCGGAAAACGGGAAAATCACACCGTTTACGGCATCACCCCCCTCACCCCCGACCAAGCCGGCCCCGCCACCATCGCCACTCTCCTGCGCGGGCACTGGAGCATCGAGAACCGGCTGCACCGCGTCCGCGACACCACCTACGGCGAAGACGCCTCCCGCGTCCGCACCGGCACCGCACCCCGCGCCATGGCCACCCTCCGCAACCTCGCCATCAGCGCCCACCGCGCAGCAGGCCGCACCAACATCGCAGCCGCCCTACGCCACACAGCCCGCCACGCCACCCGGCCCCTCACCCTCTACGGAATCCCCACATGA
- a CDS encoding S1 family peptidase — protein sequence MRRRIALALGGATAVLTATLTALTPAAAQASPGLIAAMQRDLGLTAAQASVRLTQEMSAARVLPAAQQAAGTAFGGAWFDPARGKLVVGVTDPAAAKAVRQAGAEPVAARTSAAKLDAAKAAIDAAAKAKPAPAAVSGWRTDPRAGSVVVTLQPGARGADVDAFLAKAREAGPITVQTAPAAEPFSAGTVGGDPYYINGNTRCSIGFSVQGGFVSAGHCGGTGSSVVGWDGSWMGTFAGSSFPGNDYSFIRIGGGWWTAPVVLGWGTVSDALVRGSWVAPVGTSVCRSGSTTHWHCGTVLGQNETVNYAQGAVYQMTRTNVCAEPGDSGGSFITGDQAQGVTSGGWGNCGSGGETWFQPVNEILQTYGLSLVTA from the coding sequence ATGCGTCGAAGAATCGCCCTGGCTCTCGGCGGCGCCACCGCCGTCCTCACCGCGACCCTGACCGCTCTCACGCCCGCCGCCGCCCAGGCCTCGCCCGGCCTGATCGCCGCCATGCAGCGGGATCTCGGGCTCACCGCCGCGCAGGCGTCGGTCCGGCTCACGCAGGAAATGTCCGCCGCCCGGGTGCTGCCCGCCGCGCAGCAGGCCGCCGGCACCGCGTTCGGCGGGGCGTGGTTCGACCCCGCGCGGGGCAAGCTCGTCGTCGGCGTCACCGACCCGGCCGCGGCCAAGGCCGTCCGGCAGGCCGGGGCCGAGCCCGTCGCGGCCCGGACCAGCGCCGCGAAACTCGACGCCGCCAAGGCCGCGATCGACGCGGCGGCCAAGGCGAAGCCCGCGCCGGCCGCCGTCAGCGGCTGGCGCACCGACCCGCGAGCCGGCAGCGTCGTGGTCACCCTGCAGCCGGGCGCGCGCGGTGCCGACGTCGACGCCTTCCTCGCGAAAGCCCGCGAAGCCGGCCCGATCACCGTCCAGACCGCGCCGGCCGCCGAGCCCTTCTCGGCCGGCACCGTCGGCGGCGACCCGTACTACATCAACGGCAACACCCGCTGCTCCATCGGGTTCTCCGTGCAGGGCGGCTTCGTCAGCGCCGGGCACTGCGGCGGCACGGGCAGCTCCGTCGTCGGCTGGGACGGCTCGTGGATGGGCACCTTCGCCGGCTCTTCCTTCCCCGGCAACGACTATTCGTTCATCCGCATCGGCGGCGGCTGGTGGACCGCGCCGGTCGTGCTCGGCTGGGGCACGGTGAGCGACGCGCTCGTCCGCGGGTCCTGGGTCGCGCCGGTCGGCACGTCGGTGTGCCGCTCGGGCTCGACCACGCACTGGCACTGCGGCACGGTGCTGGGCCAGAACGAGACCGTCAACTACGCCCAGGGCGCGGTCTACCAGATGACCCGCACCAACGTCTGCGCCGAGCCGGGCGACTCCGGCGGCTCGTTCATCACCGGTGACCAGGCCCAGGGCGTCACCTCCGGCGGCTGGGGCAACTGCGGCTCCGGCGGCGAGACCTGGTTCCAGCCGGTCAACGAGATCCTGCAGACCTACGGCCTGTCCCTGGTGACGGCGTAG
- a CDS encoding TetR/AcrR family transcriptional regulator, producing the protein MRRTQQDRSAGTKAALVAAARELFAARGYQAVPADEITRAAGVTRGALYHHYADKQGLFRAVVEELERELTEEVRAAFAAGGDPLAGMLQGLGVFLDACLREEVRRISLTDAPAVLGWDVWREIEAEYGLGLIVTVLEQARADGLIVELPVRALAQLVLSAVMEAARMIAAADDPARTRAEVQQVLGGWLASLLRSQQP; encoded by the coding sequence GTGCGACGTACCCAGCAGGACCGTTCCGCCGGCACGAAGGCCGCCCTGGTCGCCGCCGCGCGGGAGCTGTTCGCCGCCCGCGGCTACCAGGCCGTGCCGGCCGACGAGATCACCCGCGCCGCCGGCGTCACCCGCGGCGCGCTGTACCACCACTACGCCGACAAGCAGGGCCTGTTCCGCGCCGTCGTCGAAGAGCTGGAACGCGAGCTCACCGAAGAGGTCCGGGCCGCGTTCGCCGCGGGCGGGGATCCCCTCGCCGGCATGCTGCAGGGCCTCGGCGTCTTCCTCGACGCGTGCCTGCGCGAAGAGGTCCGCCGCATTTCGCTCACCGACGCGCCCGCCGTGCTCGGCTGGGACGTCTGGCGCGAAATCGAGGCGGAGTACGGCCTCGGCCTGATCGTGACCGTGCTGGAGCAGGCCAGGGCGGACGGGCTGATCGTCGAGCTGCCCGTCCGGGCCCTGGCCCAGCTGGTGCTCAGCGCGGTGATGGAGGCCGCGCGGATGATCGCCGCGGCGGACGACCCGGCCCGCACCCGTGCCGAGGTCCAGCAGGTGCTCGGCGGCTGGCTCGCGAGCCTGCTGCGGAGTCAGCAGCCGTAG
- a CDS encoding alpha/beta fold hydrolase, whose amino-acid sequence MTKRSESLGQEHRVRLPAGEVRYCERGTGAPVVFVHGVLTNAELWRKVVPDVAAAGFRCLAPDLPLGAHDLPMRTGADLSPAGNADVIADFLDALDLRDVTLVANDTGGALTQILLSRRPERVGRVVLTPSDCFEYFFPPIFRFLPPAARIPGSMAVLGQLLRIRALHPLPILFGWVTKRPLPDAVAQDYLAPLRKSAGVRRDLRKLLREVHPRHTLAAAEKLRTFDRPVLLAWATEDKLFPIRLAHRLAALLPAAKLVEVADSYTFLSEDQPAVLARHVVEFAGVMAD is encoded by the coding sequence ATGACGAAGCGCAGCGAATCACTGGGTCAGGAGCACCGCGTCCGGCTGCCCGCCGGCGAAGTGCGGTACTGCGAGCGAGGCACCGGAGCCCCGGTGGTGTTCGTCCACGGGGTGCTCACGAACGCCGAACTGTGGCGGAAGGTCGTGCCCGACGTCGCCGCCGCCGGGTTCCGGTGCCTCGCCCCCGACCTGCCGCTGGGCGCGCACGACCTCCCGATGCGCACCGGCGCCGACCTCTCCCCCGCCGGCAACGCCGACGTCATCGCGGACTTCCTCGACGCGCTCGACCTGCGGGACGTCACCCTCGTCGCGAACGACACCGGCGGCGCGCTGACGCAGATCCTGCTCAGCCGCCGTCCGGAGCGCGTCGGGCGGGTCGTGCTCACGCCGTCGGACTGCTTCGAGTACTTCTTCCCGCCGATCTTCAGGTTCCTGCCGCCGGCCGCCCGGATCCCCGGCTCGATGGCCGTGCTCGGGCAGCTGCTGCGGATCCGCGCGCTCCACCCGTTGCCGATCCTCTTCGGCTGGGTGACCAAGCGGCCGCTGCCGGACGCCGTCGCGCAGGACTACCTCGCGCCGCTGCGGAAGTCCGCCGGCGTGCGGCGCGACCTGCGCAAGCTCCTGCGGGAGGTGCACCCGCGGCACACCCTGGCCGCCGCGGAGAAGCTGCGGACCTTCGACCGGCCCGTGCTGCTCGCGTGGGCGACCGAGGACAAGCTGTTCCCGATCCGGCTGGCCCACCGGCTCGCCGCCCTGCTGCCGGCCGCGAAACTCGTCGAGGTCGCGGACTCCTACACCTTCCTGTCCGAGGACCAGCCCGCCGTGCTGGCCCGCCACGTCGTCGAGTTCGCGGGCGTCATGGCAGATTAG
- a CDS encoding YybH family protein, which translates to MPSPTEAFLAEMLPRQTAAERAMHNGNLEPRVALWSQADPVSVFGAWLPIRTGWADVSDAFKRVAAQFSDSREYRFEVIAAGASGDLAYTIGFEHNTVSVNGKPTTYTLRATHVYRRENGEWKIVHRHADRPPDEPGPDERLGGTHSR; encoded by the coding sequence ATGCCATCACCCACCGAGGCGTTCCTCGCCGAGATGCTGCCGCGGCAGACCGCCGCCGAGCGCGCCATGCACAACGGGAACCTCGAACCCCGCGTCGCCCTGTGGTCCCAGGCCGACCCGGTGAGCGTGTTCGGCGCCTGGCTGCCGATCCGCACCGGCTGGGCCGACGTGAGCGACGCGTTCAAGCGGGTCGCGGCCCAGTTCTCCGACTCCCGCGAATACCGCTTCGAGGTCATCGCGGCCGGCGCGAGCGGCGACCTCGCGTACACGATCGGCTTCGAGCACAACACGGTGTCGGTCAACGGGAAGCCCACGACGTACACCCTGCGGGCCACCCACGTGTACCGCCGCGAGAACGGCGAGTGGAAGATCGTCCACCGCCACGCCGACCGCCCACCGGACGAACCCGGACCCGACGAACGGCTCGGCGGGACCCACTCTCGGTAG
- a CDS encoding TetR/AcrR family transcriptional regulator translates to MSGPVKRQYDSSRRREQARENRRRILEAAHDLFVTRGYGRTTIADVAERAGVAPETVYAAFKNKPTLLHRAWDVTVGGDDEDVPLLERPELRAVLAEPDLRARFAALAVFNTAAMRRTARLHLAVRGAAASDAAAAAMLAEIDRQRLEGMAEHARAAAATGQLAVAEDECRDVLWSTTDGSLWHQLVEGRGWTDERYAAWLGRLWAATLAG, encoded by the coding sequence ATGAGCGGGCCCGTCAAGCGCCAGTACGACTCGAGCCGGCGCCGGGAGCAGGCGCGGGAGAACCGGCGGCGGATCCTGGAGGCGGCGCACGACCTGTTCGTCACGCGCGGTTACGGCCGGACGACCATCGCGGACGTCGCCGAGCGGGCGGGGGTCGCGCCCGAGACCGTCTACGCGGCCTTCAAGAACAAGCCCACCCTGCTGCACCGCGCCTGGGACGTGACCGTGGGCGGCGACGACGAGGACGTGCCCCTGCTGGAGCGCCCGGAGCTGCGGGCCGTGCTCGCCGAACCCGACCTGCGGGCCCGGTTCGCCGCGCTGGCCGTCTTCAACACTGCGGCGATGCGGCGGACGGCCCGGCTGCACCTGGCCGTGCGCGGCGCGGCGGCGAGTGACGCCGCGGCGGCGGCGATGCTCGCCGAGATCGACCGCCAGCGCCTCGAGGGCATGGCCGAGCACGCGCGCGCCGCCGCGGCGACCGGGCAGCTGGCGGTGGCCGAGGACGAGTGCCGGGACGTGCTGTGGTCGACGACGGACGGCTCGCTGTGGCACCAGCTCGTCGAGGGCCGCGGGTGGACCGACGAGCGGTACGCGGCCTGGCTCGGCCGGCTCTGGGCCGCGACGCTGGCGGGTTGA
- a CDS encoding VOC family protein produces MSIFRLNHAVLYVRKLAESVAFYRDVLGFGYIDGGDAHRGAAFLRAPGSVNDHDLGLFEIGADAADSGAGLTSVGLYHLAWEVDTLGDLERLAARLTEAGALVGSSDHGTTKSLYAKDPNGLELEIVWIIPQALLTDEDRAKGASTGPLDLAAELAKYGPDARSGVGISRSS; encoded by the coding sequence ATGTCGATCTTCCGCCTGAACCACGCCGTGCTCTACGTCCGGAAGCTGGCCGAAAGCGTGGCCTTCTACCGGGACGTGCTCGGCTTCGGGTACATCGACGGCGGTGACGCCCACCGCGGCGCGGCGTTCCTGCGGGCGCCGGGGTCGGTCAACGACCACGACCTCGGCCTCTTCGAAATCGGCGCGGACGCCGCGGATTCGGGTGCCGGGCTGACGTCGGTGGGCCTGTACCACCTGGCGTGGGAGGTCGACACCCTCGGGGACCTCGAGCGGCTCGCGGCCCGGCTCACCGAAGCGGGCGCGCTGGTCGGCTCGTCCGACCACGGAACCACGAAGTCCTTGTACGCCAAGGATCCCAACGGGCTGGAGCTCGAGATCGTCTGGATCATCCCCCAAGCGCTGCTGACCGACGAGGACCGGGCGAAGGGGGCGTCGACCGGTCCGCTCGACCTCGCGGCGGAGCTGGCGAAGTACGGTCCCGACGCGCGCAGCGGCGTCGGGATTTCCCGTTCCTCCTAG
- a CDS encoding DoxX family protein — protein sequence MHRLDPARDHVIGLYRIVIGFLFACHGLKTLFGLFGAKSTAAVGAWPGWWAAVIQLVCGALVCVGLGSRVAAVLGSGSMAYAYFVVHLPTGLFPIQNGGELSALFCWSLLLIAFVGPGRFALENLPLRQRSSEPARATV from the coding sequence ATGCATCGCCTGGACCCGGCCCGTGACCACGTCATCGGGCTCTACCGCATCGTCATCGGCTTCCTGTTCGCCTGCCACGGCCTCAAGACGCTGTTCGGCCTGTTCGGCGCGAAGTCCACCGCCGCCGTCGGGGCCTGGCCCGGCTGGTGGGCCGCGGTGATCCAGCTCGTGTGCGGCGCGCTCGTCTGCGTCGGCCTCGGCTCCCGGGTCGCCGCCGTGCTCGGCTCCGGTTCGATGGCCTACGCCTACTTCGTCGTCCACCTGCCGACCGGGCTGTTCCCGATCCAGAACGGCGGCGAGCTGTCCGCGCTGTTCTGCTGGTCGCTGCTGCTGATCGCGTTCGTCGGCCCGGGCCGCTTCGCCCTTGAGAACCTGCCCCTCCGGCAGCGGTCTTCGGAACCGGCACGGGCCACGGTCTAG